In Cucurbita pepo subsp. pepo cultivar mu-cu-16 chromosome LG04, ASM280686v2, whole genome shotgun sequence, the following are encoded in one genomic region:
- the LOC111792204 gene encoding pentatricopeptide repeat-containing protein At4g21065-like, which yields MKMDLRFLPFSFRLIRRARLQDTCTISNLDFLANQSQISRFVHTRVMNLPSQGGIERKIPDCLDARRKEGNDMRSDGYFLMKLIEDSVSNNGFESIALIFSKFRGSINSQICNSMIRGYLDLNEHLNSLIIFAHMHKFSILPDSSTFPAVLKATAQLCDIKLGKMIHGAVVQMGFIRDVYTSTALVHMYCSCLSISDASQLFDEMPERNSVTWNALITGYTHNRKFKEAINAFRGMLAAGAEPSERTVVVVLSACSHLGALNQGKWIHDFIYQNKLRLNVFVGTALIDMYAKCGVVEEAEKVFEEIRDKNVYTWNVLISGYGMNGQGDAALQAFSRMLMENFKPDAVTFLGLLCACCHQGLVTEGRRQFISMKQQFGLQPKIEHYGCMVDLLGRAGLLEEALELIESMSMEPDPIIWRALLCACRVHGNTKLGEYTIRRLIELEPNNGENYVLLSNLYSRERRWIEVGKLRGMMSLRGIEKVPGCSSIEINNSVHEFTASNDRKLEFNAIYKQLDNVMKKLKENGYVTGTDMSLFDIEKEEKEHSVMYHSEKLALAFGLLNSPLDCTLRIVKNLRICSDCHEFFKVVSLVYKRYIVVRDRNRFHHFSEGVCSCRDYW from the coding sequence ATGAAAATGGATCTCAGGTTTCTGCCTTTCTCATTTCGTTTGATTCGAAGGGCTCGGCTCCAAGATACTTGTACGATCTCGAACTTGGATTTTTTAGCGAACCAATCACAAATATCGAGATTTGTGCATACCCGGGTGATGAATCTTCCGTCTCAGGGCGGTATTGAGAGAAAGATTCCTGATTGTCTGGATGCCCGCCGCAAGGAAGGCAATGACATGCGGAGCGACGGATATTTCCTCATGAAACTCATTGAGGACTCTGTTTCGAATAATGGGTTTGAATCTATTGCTCTTATTTTCTCTAAGTTTCGTGGTTCTATTAATTCTCAGATTTGTAACTCGATGATCAGGGGTTATTTGGATTTGAATGAGCATTTGAATTCACTTATCATTTTTGCTCACATGCATAAATTTAGCATTCTGCCTGATTCTTCTACTTTCCCGGCCGTTCTTAAAGCGACTGCACAGCTATGTGATATTAAACTTGGAAAAATGATACATGGTGCTGTTGTTCAAATGGGTTTCATTCGTGATGTCTACACAAGCACGGCTCTAGTGCACATGTATTGTTCTTGTCTGTCTATTTCCGATGCATCTCAGctgttcgacgaaatgccTGAAAGAAATTCAGTTACTTGGAATGCGCTGATTACTGGTTATACACATAATAGGAAATTTAAGGAAGCTATCAATGCTTTCCGAGGGATGCTGGCAGCTGGGGCTGAACCGAGCGAGAGAACCGTGGTGGTAGTTCTATCTGCTTGTTCTCATTTGGGAGCTTTGAATCAGGGAAAGTGGATCcatgattttatttatcagAATAAGTTGAGACTGAACGTGTTTGTAGGAACAGCACTTATTGATATGTATGCTAAATGTGGGGTTGTTGAGGAGGCAGAGAAGGTCTTTGAAGAAATTAGAGACAAGAACGTTTATACATGGAATGTCTTGATTTCTGGATATGGCATGAATGGACAAGGCGATGCTGCTTTGCAGGCTTTTTCTAGGatgttgatggaaaatttCAAACCAGATGCGGTTACCTTTCTAGGTCTCTTGTGTGCATGTTGTCACCAAGGTCTGGTCACAGAAGGGCGTCGACAATTCATAAGCATGAAACAACAGTTTGGACTGCAACCGAAGATCGAGCATTATGGGTGTATGGTAGACCTACTTGGTCGAGCAGGATTGTTAGAGGAAGCTCTAGAGTTGATCGAATCCATGAGCATGGAGCCGGACCCTATCATTTGGAGGGCTCTGCTTTGTGCTTGCCGAGTCCATGGGAATACAAAATTGGGTGAATATACTATCAGGAGACTTATTGAGTTAGAACCAAACAATGGGGAGAATTATGTCTTGCTATCAAATCTATACTCGAGGGAACGGCGGTGGATCGAAGTAGGAAAGTTGCGAGGAATGATGAGTCTCAGGGGGATTGAAAAAGTCCCTGGTTGCAGTTCAATTGAAATAAACAATTCAGTTCATGAGTTTACTGCATCAAATGACAGAAAACTAGAATTCAATGCAATATATAAGCAGTTGGATAATGTGATGAAGAAACTGAAAGAGAATGGTTACGTTACAGGCACTGACAtgtctttgtttgatattgagaaagaagagaaagaacacTCTGTGATGTACCATAGTGAGAAACTTGCTTTGGCATTTGGTCTCTTAAACTCTCCTTTAGATTGCACCCTAAGGATAGTGAAAAATCTGAGAATTTGCTCGGATTGCCACGAGTTTTTCAAGGTCGTATCACTTGTCTATAAACGATATATTGTCGTTAGAGACCGAAATCGTTTCCACCATTTTTCTGAAGGCGTTTGTTCTTGCCGAGACTACTGGTGA
- the LOC111793865 gene encoding dCTP pyrophosphatase 1-like, translated as MESRSYEPEKTAKDVSLHELRDRLAEFAQVRGWEQYHSPRNLLLALVGEVGELSEIFQWKGEVERGLPNWSAAEREHLEEELSDVLLYLVRLADVCGLDLGHAALSKIVKNANKYPVAAFTRALP; from the exons atggagagTCGTTCTTACGAACCTGAGAAAACCGCCAAAGACGTCTCACTGCATGAACTCAGGGACAGGCTCGCAGAGTTCGCTCAAGTGCGAGGATGGGAACAATACCACAGCCCTAGAAACCTGCTCCTAGCACTT GTTGGCGAAGTCGGAGAGCTATCGGAGATATTCCAGTGGAAGGGAGAGGTGGAAAGGGGGCTGCCGAACTGGAGCGCGGCGGAGAGAGAGCATTTGGAAGAAGAGCTATCCGATGTGTTGCTGTATTTGGTGCGTCTGGCGGATGTGTGTGGGCTTGATCTCGGCCATGCCGCGCTCTCCAAGATCGTAAAAAATGCGAACAAGTATCCTGTAGCCGCTTTCACTCGCGCGCTGCCATGA